ACCATGAGGCAAAAAAAAATACAAGTAACATACTGCAAGCAAAGAAAGATACTAGGACTTGATTATATCCACAATTGAAGTTGAAGAGCACCAAGCAAGAGCAGAAAAGCTGAATTAATCCAACCATCATCGGTCTTTTCGCTTGTTGATTTCAACTCgaacttatcagccagccaatcgtatttttctctaaaaaaaaaaaacagcgctGCGGGCTTATCAGGCCAGAAAACATGCAGCCAACGGGCCGATTGAGTCATGGCTACAATGTAGGACAGGAGTGTATATATACTACTAACGGTACTAGTATTATGCGGCGATGAACTCTTCCAACCGGTCCCCAAATTAACGAATCTGTCACCACGAATCCCTTCCCTTCCATCGGCAACCAACTCAATCAAAAAGAGAAACAATCAGAACCAtggatccagcagcagcagttcGCCACACCTTGGTTCCTTTGCTGCAGCATGCATCCTTGGCGGCTAGGCTAGGCGAGGCTAGGCTAGAGGTGGCAGTTGAAGCAGTTGCAGGTGCGCGGGGTGAATGAGCAGACGCCGAAGGGGCGGTTGGGGATGTTGCAGTTGATGGCGTAGCAGCAGGGCGCCGGGATGCACATCCCGTGCGGGCCCCCGCAGCAGGTGCACACCGCGCACACCTGGAACCGCCCCACCAGCCGCCGCCCGCGCCAGTGCtcgacgccgccgccgtccaAGAACGTCTTCCTCAGCCGCGGCGTCCACGCCCCCGGCTCCGTCacattgccgccgccgccgccgccggtaccAGCCTACATACAGTTCATCACACAATGGAAGGGAAAAACGTTGGTACGACGTGTTGCCAACCAACCAACCCCCAGTCCCCACACAGgcgcgagggagagagagagagagagagagagggagggagggagggagccgtACCTGTTGTGATGAGGCTGGAGGAGCTGATGCGGCGAGGACGGAGGAGaagtggaggaggaagaggagcaggaggaggagagggatggGTGGCCGTGGCGATGAGGAACAGGAAGCCATCTTTGTGGCAGGTTTGTGGTGAGGCGTCGCATTTATTCGCGCCGGGCAGACCGCAGAGCACTGCAGTCcagagcagccagcagccagcagaggAGGGGATGCGATGCGATGATGCAGTGCACCACTGCCGTGGAGGTACAGGTGTGCTGTGAGAGCATCTCCAAGTAAGGGCGCGTTTGGATAAAAAAATTTTGGGTTTTAGCCactgtagtatttttgtttgtatttgacaactagtgtctaattatagactaattaagtttgaaagtttcgtctcgtgatttctcacccaactgtgtaattaattttttttcgtctacatttaatactctatacatgtgccgcaagattcgatgtgatgggtactgcgtAAATTTTTTTGGGAACTAAAGAGGCCCTAACCGATATACAACTTCATCCACAAGGCAGCAATGGAGTGATTAAGTGGGTATTTggtttagtcgctcctaaaatttatgtcacaataaatatttagatactaataaagaatattaaatatagattaattacaaaaccaattacatagatagaggtttatttgcgagacgattttttaagcctaattaatctatcattagcacatatttactgtagcgccacgttgttaaatcatgaactaattaggcttaaaagattcgtctcgcaaattaatcacaaattgtgtaattagtttcgtaat
This sequence is a window from Miscanthus floridulus cultivar M001 chromosome 10, ASM1932011v1, whole genome shotgun sequence. Protein-coding genes within it:
- the LOC136484976 gene encoding uncharacterized protein, with product MASCSSSPRPPIPLLLLLLFLLHFSSVLAASAPPASSQQAGTGGGGGGNVTEPGAWTPRLRKTFLDGGGVEHWRGRRLVGRFQVCAVCTCCGGPHGMCIPAPCCYAINCNIPNRPFGVCSFTPRTCNCFNCHL